One Nyctibius grandis isolate bNycGra1 chromosome 26, bNycGra1.pri, whole genome shotgun sequence DNA window includes the following coding sequences:
- the PLEKHM1 gene encoding pleckstrin homology domain-containing family M member 1 — MHSSHADDPKEAIQLIKKQLVNAIKALQKQYVTSDAVVTSDDGNANTLCSALEAVFVHGLKAKHIKTESGGKGKKAGGRGPLPQPVFWGLLKSITHRNIVSELEQLIFINTDVGRCRAWLRLALNDGLVECYLNLLLRERSRLPEYYQATALLLDAEECEFLLSYLQGLTSLTFELSYKSAVLNEWTITPLSLSGLCPVSELLEPLTSSTSEPHRKASLGSISQSSGSDEIEIQPSVLPISKASSKIKLTSSSLSLNTTSSSQLSSSLGSDSLLPPHCARSPERGEEPLSCDSDLGTATAEDLDRSLQEVLSEFSKANPSLEAPVGGLVPSVLGCSPRQPACPPAASPVPPAPSPGARRQPPPDTNGPCSARPGHAVTTSQEDGDAAPQADSTASVSATRRGGLRRGETSRSGTVGSSEASQAGRSPTAQYLLSPLLGCPKRKSWISEDDFYRPCPGQSGGSTAATNGFGPEGAGEGPAPGLISALDLERLSVPSLGSGQPKTSPEREQKGFSVVHRRQMGLSNPFRGLLKLGSLERRGAMGIWKEFSCELSPLELRLFLDHEDRICVESYSLLRCESLALTHSDGRFELVFLGKKLYLRAPSRDEAEDWLDRIREALHKCRPQLEEEEWETLEYPEDGGEGQPIPSDSAALLQYSDAPGSNFDWTLAHEPELDAIKEAVLYVEVDKTWLPFIFSLSLETLKCFKVRNNDKILSNSYGIGTIQDILPDTSLGGPAFFKVITSKAVLKLQAENAEEAASWRELVRGVLMSYLESAEEALTLGGSLDGHSQVILKNIVKENGFLLQYLVAIPVEKGLDSQSFICAGCSRQIGFSFAKPKLCAFSGLYYCDSCHRDEETVIPSRLIHNWDLTKRGVCRQALKFLTQIRNQPLIDLKLVNESLYDHVERMGRIRRSREQLKLLGDYLIMCRSGALKELSKRLDHRHYLLECPHKYSVADLRQIADGLFETFLQSLLQFASHHVYNCDLCTQRGFICQICNSSDIIFPFEFDTTTRCNECKTVFHRQCQASARSCPRCERRRRYQRELEAEASVEPDL, encoded by the exons ATGCATTCGAGCCACGCCGATGACCCCAAGGAAGCCATACAG CTGATCAAGAAGCAGCTGGTAAATGCCATCAAGGCGTTGCAGAAGCAGTACGTCACCTCGGATGCCGTCGTAACCAGCGACGACGGGAACGCCAACACCCTCTGCAGCGCCCTGGAAGCTGTGTTCGTGCACGGGCTGAAGGCGAAGCACATAAAGACAGAGAgtggggggaaaggaaagaaagcaggagGTCGGGGACCGCTTCCCCAGCCGGTTTTCTGGGGTCTGCTGAAGAGCATCACGCATCG AAATATTGTTTCGGAGCTGGAACAGCTCATCTTTATCAATACGGACGTCGGCCGGTGCCGAGCCTGGCTGAGGCTGGCGTTGAACGATGGCCTCGTGGAGTGTTACCTGAACCTGCTGCTGCGGGAGAGATCCCGGCTGCCCGAGTACTACCAAGCGACCGCTCTGCTCCTGGATGCCGAAGAGTGTGAGTTCCTCCTCAGCTACTTGCAGGGCTTAACGTCCTTAACCTTCGAGCTCTCCTATAAATCAGCGGTTTTGAACGAGTGGACCATCACCCCTCTGTCGCTGTCGGGTCTGTGTCCTGTTTCGGAGCTGCTGGAGCCTCTCACGTCCTCGACATCCGAACCCCACAGAAAAGCATCGCTGGGTTCCATCTCCCAGTCGTCGGGGTCGGACGAGATCGAGATTCAACCCTCCGTCCTCCCCATCAGCAAAGCCAGCAGCAAGATCAAGCTCACGTCGTCCTCGTTGAGCCTGAACACCACGAGCTCGTCGcagctctcctccagcctggGCTCCGACAGCCTCCTCCCGCCCCACTGCGCCCGCAGCCCCGAGCGGGGCGAGGAGCCGCTCTCCTGCGACTCCGACCTGGGCACGGCCACCGCCGAGGACCTGGACAGGTCGCTGCAAGA ggTGTTGTCTGAGTTCAGCAAAGCCAACCCCAGCCTGGAAGCCCCGGTGGGAGGGCTGGTCCCCAGCGTGCTGGGCTGCTCCCCACGGCAGCCCGCCTGCCCCCCGGCCGCATCGCCCGTCCCCCCGGCACCATCCCCCGGAGCTCGCCGGCAGCCTCCTCCCGACACCAACGGTCCGTGCTCCGCTCGGCCGGGCCACGCGGTGACCACCAGCCAGGAGGATGGAGATGCAGCACCGCAAGCCGACAGCACGGCCAGCGTTTCGGCCACGCGGCGCGGCGggctgaggagaggagagacaaGCAGAAGCGGCACGGTGGGCAGCAGCGAGGCGAGCCAGGCTGGCcgcagccccacagcccagTACCTCCTCTCTCCGCTGCTGGGTTGTCCG aagagaaagagctgGATCTCAGAAGATGATTTCTACAGACCTTGTCCAGGGCAGAGCGGCGGAAGCACGGCCGCCACCAACGGCTTTGGGCCGGAGGGGGCTGGCGAGGGTCCGGCCCCGGGGCTCATCAGTGCTCTCGATTTGGAAAGGCTGTCGGTGCCCTCCTTGGGGAGTGGGCAGCCCAAAACATCCCCTGAACGGGAACAAAAGGGCTTCAGCGTCGTGCACCGCAGGCAGATGG GACTTTCCAACCCTTTCCGAGGGCTCCTGAAGCTGGGCAGCCTGGAGCGGCGAGGAGCCATGGGCATCTGGAAGGAGTTTTCCTGCGAACTGTCGCCGCTGGAGCTCCGGCTTTTCCTGGACCACGAGGACCGCATCTGCGTCGAGAGCTACTCCCTGCTGCGGTGCGAGTCGCTGGCGCTGACGCACTCGGACGGCCGTTTCGAGCTGgttttcttggggaaaaaactCTACCTACGAGCTCCTTCTCGAGACGAGGCCGAGGACTGGTTGGACAGGATCCGTGAGGCGCTGCACAAGTGCAGGCcccagctggaggaggaggagtgggagaCGCTGGAGTATCCAGAAGACGGTGGCGAAGGCCAACCCATCCCGAGCGACTCCGCTGCTCTTCTCCAGTACAGCGACGCGCCTGGGAGCAACTTTGACTGGACTCTGGCGCATGAACCAGAGCTGGATGCGATAAAAGAGGCTGTTCTGTACGTGGAGGTAGACAAAACCTGGctcccctttattttttccttgtctctaGAAACTTTGAAGTGCTTTAAAGTCCGAAACAACGACAAAATTTTAAGCAACAGTTACGGTATAGGGACGATCCAGGACATCCTTCCAGACACGAGCCTTGGGGGACCTGCCTTCTTCAAGGTGATCACCTCCAAAGCTGTCCTGAAGCTGCAGGCTGAGAATGCAGAAGAAGCGGCGTCGTGGAGGGAGCTGGTCCGAGGGGTGCTCATGTCCTACCTGGAGAGCGCCGAGGAGGCACTGACGCTGGGTGGCAGCTTGGACGGGCACTCCCAGGTCATCCTGAAGAACATCGTGAAGGAAAACGGCTTCTTGTTGCAATACCTGGTGGCCATCCCCGTGGAGAAGGGCCTGGACTCGCAGAGCTTCATCTGTGCAG gcTGCTCCAGGCAGATCGGCTTCTCCTTCGCCAAGCCCAAGCTCTGCGCCTTCTCTGGTCTCTACTACTGTGACAGCTGCCACCGGGACGAGGAGACGGTGATTCCTTCACGCCTCATCCACAACTGGGACCTGACGAAACGAGGG GTTTGCCGGCAGGCTTTGAAGTTCCTCACCCAGATCCGTAACCAGCCGCTGATCGACCTGAAGCTGGTCAACGAGAGCCTCTACGATCACGTGGAGAGGATGGGACGGATCCGACGGAGCAGGGAACAGCTGAAGCTGCTGGGAGATTATCTCATCATGTGCCGCAGTGGGGCCCTGAAGGAGCTGAGCAAGCG GCTGGATCACAGGCACTACCTCTTGGAGTGTCCCCACAAATACAGCGTGGCAGATCTGAGGCAG